A window of the Pseudomonas sp. B21_DOA genome harbors these coding sequences:
- a CDS encoding LysR family transcriptional regulator: MLRENATDLLAFLAVARERSFTKAAAKLGVSQSALSHTIRSLEARLGLRLLTRTTRSVSPTEAGEHLLQTIGPRFEEIEVELAALSNLRETPAGKIRISATDHSLNWILRPVLQTFLPQYPDVAVEVCCDYGFVDIAGQGFDAGVRLGEDVAQGMIATRIGPDMRMAVVGSPAYFARCAAPQTPRDLTDHACNNLRLPTNGGLYAWEFEKEGESLKVRVSGQVTLNGVYPLLDAALDGFGLSYIPENVVAPFLADGRLIQVLGDWCPAFSGYHLYYPSRRQAAPAFALLLEALRYRS; the protein is encoded by the coding sequence ATGCTTCGCGAAAACGCCACCGACCTGCTCGCCTTTCTCGCCGTTGCCCGTGAGCGCAGTTTCACCAAGGCCGCGGCGAAACTCGGCGTTTCGCAATCGGCGCTCAGCCACACCATTCGCAGCCTCGAGGCGCGACTCGGCCTACGCCTGCTGACCCGCACCACGCGCAGCGTGTCGCCGACCGAGGCCGGCGAACACCTGCTGCAAACCATCGGCCCGCGCTTCGAAGAAATCGAGGTGGAACTGGCCGCCCTCAGCAACCTGCGCGAGACCCCGGCGGGGAAGATCCGCATCAGCGCCACCGACCACTCGCTGAACTGGATCCTGCGTCCGGTGTTGCAGACATTCCTGCCGCAGTACCCGGACGTCGCCGTCGAGGTCTGCTGCGATTACGGCTTCGTCGACATCGCCGGCCAGGGCTTCGATGCCGGCGTGCGCCTGGGCGAAGACGTCGCGCAGGGGATGATCGCCACACGCATCGGTCCCGACATGCGCATGGCCGTGGTCGGCTCGCCCGCCTACTTCGCCCGATGCGCTGCGCCGCAGACCCCGCGCGACCTGACCGACCACGCCTGCAACAACCTGCGCCTGCCAACCAATGGCGGACTGTACGCTTGGGAATTCGAAAAGGAGGGCGAAAGCCTGAAAGTTCGCGTCTCCGGCCAGGTCACCCTGAATGGCGTGTACCCGTTGCTCGACGCCGCGCTGGATGGTTTCGGGCTGAGCTACATCCCGGAAAATGTCGTTGCGCCATTTCTGGCCGACGGCCGCCTGATCCAGGTGCTTGGGGACTGGTGCCCGGCATTCTCCGGTTATCACCTGTACTACCCGAGCCGACGCCAGGCAGCGCCGGCATTTGCGTTGTTGCTGGAGGCGTTGCGCTATCG
- a CDS encoding cupin domain-containing protein translates to MNPIAASALTLSLLAGEVQATENPRVTVTPNGSQPSAKGPADWFTGTVRVDAPFKGTDDARVSGATVTFEPGARTAWHTHPLGQTLIVTSGAGFVQEWGQPVREIRPGDTVWIAPGAKHWHGAAPTTAMSHIAIAEVLDGKVVDWMEQVSDEQYPR, encoded by the coding sequence ATGAACCCGATCGCTGCATCTGCACTGACGCTCTCGCTGCTGGCCGGTGAGGTGCAAGCCACTGAAAACCCACGCGTCACCGTCACGCCAAATGGCTCGCAACCATCGGCCAAAGGGCCGGCTGACTGGTTTACCGGCACGGTGCGCGTGGATGCGCCGTTCAAAGGTACCGACGATGCGCGGGTCAGCGGCGCGACCGTGACGTTCGAGCCGGGTGCGAGGACGGCATGGCATACCCATCCGTTGGGGCAGACGTTGATCGTGACTTCGGGGGCTGGGTTCGTACAGGAATGGGGACAGCCGGTTCGTGAAATCCGCCCGGGCGATACCGTATGGATTGCCCCGGGCGCCAAGCATTGGCACGGAGCGGCGCCGACAACGGCGATGAGTCATATCGCGATTGCCGAAGTGCTGGATGGCAAGGTGGTGGACTGGATGGAGCAGGTCAGTGATGAGCAATACCCGCGTTAA